Genomic window (Streptococcus porcinus):
AATTGAAGCCGCTTCTTTAATATCAAAGCCTGCCATGACTGCAACAACTACAACAAAGAAAATTCCAAACTGCGCTGCCGCTCCAAATAGTAACATAAATGGATTTTGAAGGAGTGGCCCGAAATCAATCATGGCTCCAATGCCGATAAAAATCAGGAGTGGGAATAATTCTGTCCCAATCCCAATATTAAATAGAGTATCAAAAACACCCTCTTGGTGTACGCCATTAACAACTTGAGTTAAAACTCCTGTACCAGGGAAATTAACTAAAATTGTTCCCAGTCCCATTGGAACCAATAGAGTTGGTTCATATTCTTTTTTAATCCCTAAATACATTAATAGCCCACCGATGATCATCATCGTAATTTGTGGGATGGTAATAGAGGTTAAACCTTGAATTAATATTTCCACGTGACACTTCCTTTTCTAAATTCTTTCCAAACCTAATTGATAGTGATCAAACCATCACCTGCATTAACACTTTGTCCTGTAGAGACATGGATGGCTGAAACAGTTCCAGCTTGACTAGCAACAATTTCATTTTCCATTTTCATGGCCTCCAAAATCATCAATGGCTGATTCTCAGTAACAGCATCTCCAACATTGACAAGAATTTTCAAAATAGTACCAGGCATAGGGGAGGCCATTGCATCAGCACTTGCTGGCACTACTGGACTGGCTATTGGAGCAGTGTTTTCTTCCACTACTGGGATAGCGTTCTCAACTGGAGCTACCGGGCTTGGGGGCGGAGCTACTGGAGCTGGCGCAACTGCCCCTCCAATTTCTTCCATTTCCACCATGTATTCTTTTCCATCAATTGTAATTTTAAATTTACGTAACATCTTATTATTCTCCCAAAATTTCATTTTTTTACGATAAACGGATTTAACCACAAACCGTCTATCCGGTTTGTCTATACTAGCAATACTTGTTGCAATTAAAGAAACCGTTAAAAGCTCAGGGTTCCTTTGCCAAATTTTCTTGACCTTGAACTGGCTTTTTGGTT
Coding sequences:
- a CDS encoding acetyl-CoA carboxylase biotin carboxyl carrier protein subunit, producing MLRKFKITIDGKEYMVEMEEIGGAVAPAPVAPPPSPVAPVENAIPVVEENTAPIASPVVPASADAMASPMPGTILKILVNVGDAVTENQPLMILEAMKMENEIVASQAGTVSAIHVSTGQSVNAGDGLITIN